Proteins encoded in a region of the Takifugu flavidus isolate HTHZ2018 chromosome 8, ASM371156v2, whole genome shotgun sequence genome:
- the rbp7a gene encoding retinoid-binding protein 7a encodes MPDSFCGSWEIISNVNFEGYMNALGINPYLRKIALRLKLKKVIEQQEDRYIIKTCSTFRNYATTFRVGQEFQEFTEGLDNRHVKSMVTWHGKKMVCEQVGEKKCRGWTHWMEEDKLHLELFCEGEVCKQVFKKKVNE; translated from the exons ATGCCGGACAGCTTTTGTGGTAGTTGGGAAATAATCAGCAATGTCAACTTTGAAGGCTACATGAATGCACTTG GCATTAACCCGTACTTACGTAAGATCGCTCTGAGGTTGAAACTGAAGAAGGTCATCGAGCAGCAGGAAGATCGGTACATCATCAAAACTTGCAGCACCTTCCGTAACTATGCCACCACTTTCAGGGTGGGTCAAGAGTTCCAGGAGTTCACAGAAGGGCTGGACAACAGACACGTTAAG TCAATGGTGACATGGCACGGCAAGAAAATGGTGTGTGAGCAGGTTGGGGAGAAAAAGTGCCGAGGTTGGACTCACTGGATGGAAGAAGACAAGCTGCACCTG GAGCTGTTCTGTGAAGGAGAAGTCTGCAAACAGGTTTTCAAAAAGAAAGTGAATGAGTGA
- the lzic gene encoding protein LZIC has translation MASRGKSETGKLRQNLEEQLDRLMQQLQDLEECREELDEEEYEETKKETLEQLHEINDSLKKIMTGDMTLVDELSGMQLAIQAAISQAFKTPEVIRLFAKKQPGQLRTRLAEMDRDVIVGKLPRDVYTQQKMEILTALRKLGEKLTADDEAFLSENATATLSQFEKVTPNLGSEDKIMALASSGVKTKA, from the exons ATGGCTTCCCGTGGGAAATCCGAAACTGGAAAATTGAGGCAAAATTTGGAAGAGCAGCTCGACAGATTGATGCAACAGTTGCAGGACCTGGAAGAATGCAG agaggagctggatgaggaggaatatgaggagacaaagaaggaaacgctggagcagctgcatgaAATCAATGACTCCCTGAAGAAGATCATGACAGGAGACATGACACTTGTGGATGAACTCAGCGGAATGCAGCTG GCAATTCAGGCTGCCATTAGCCAAGCGTTCAAAACCCCAGAAGTGATTAGACTCTTTGCTAAGAAGCAGCCAGGGCAGCTGAGGACCAGACTAGCAGAG ATGGACCGAGACGTCATCGTGGGAAAGCTGCCGAGAGACGTGTACACgcagcagaaaatggaaatCCTCACAGCCCTGAGGAAACTGGGAGAGAAG CTGACTGCAGACGACGAGGCGTTTCTCTCGGAAAACGCTACAGCTACTCTCAGCCAGTTTGAGAAAGTAACGCCAAACTTGG GTTCTGAAGACAAAATTATGGCTTTAGCGAGTTCTGGAGTGAAAACCAAGGCTTAA
- the nmnat1 gene encoding nicotinamide/nicotinic acid mononucleotide adenylyltransferase 1: protein MEGQNMSKVVLLACGSFNPITNMHLRMFELARDHLEDTGRYRVIKGIISPVSDGYKKKGLIEACHRVEMVRLATENSQWITVDSWECLQPEWVETLKVIRHHYEEQMAAEQNEDDVDTVRYAKKRRYLEGTTHLKIRECPQLMMLCGADVLESFVIPNLWKQDDIAEILGRYGLVCITRSGSDPYKFIHQSDLLWKYRKNIHVVPEWVTNEISATHVRRALRRGQSVRYLLPDDVVHYIQEHQLYNSDTEQKNVDVILAPLQRYTGASSS from the exons ATGGAGGGTCAGAACATGTCCAAAGTGGTCCTGCTGGCCTGTGGTTCCTTCAACCCCATTACCAATATGCATCTACGGATGTTTGAACTCGCCCGAGATCATCTGGAGGACACAG GTCGGTACAGAGTGATTAAGGGCATTATCTCCCCAGTGAGTGACGGCTATAAGAAGAAGGGATTGATTGAGGCCTGCCACCGTGTGGAGATGGTCAGACTGGCCACAGAGAACTCACAGTGGATCACAGTGGATTCTTGGGAGTGTTTGCAGCCAGAGTGGGTGGAGACGCTAAAAGTCATCCG GCATCACTATGAGGAACAGATGGCTGCAGAGCAGAATGAAGACGATGTGGACACGGTCAGGTATGCCAAAAAGAGGCGCTATTTGGAGGGTACAACTCATCTAAAAATCAGAG AGTGTCCTCAGCTCATGATGCTGTGCGGAGCGGACGTCCTTGAGTCCTTTGTCATTCCCAACCTATGGAAGCAGGACGACATCGCTGAAATCCTGGGCCGTTACGGTTTGGTCTGCATCACCCGTAGCGGCAGCGACCCGTACAAGTTCATACACCAATCAGACCTGCTGTGGAAGTACCGTAAGAACATCCACGTGGTCCCGGAGTGGGTGACCAATGAGATCTCAGCCACGCACGTGCGGCGGGCGCTCCGCCGCGGCCAGAGTGTCAGGTACCTGCTGCCGGACGACGTGGTCCACTACATACAAGAGCACCAACTCTACAACTCTGATACTGAGCAGAAAAATGTAGATGTGATTCTCGCTCCCCTGCAGAGGTACACGGGCGCTTCCTCCAGCTAA